A window of Suncus etruscus isolate mSunEtr1 chromosome 4, mSunEtr1.pri.cur, whole genome shotgun sequence contains these coding sequences:
- the LOC126006604 gene encoding elongation of very long chain fatty acids protein 1-like isoform X1 has product MLLQQRQQRSPEEPRGAAKGAMPGALAELWTNYNLALENGDPRTDPWPLVHSPVPVILLLLLYLFLVLVGPRAMSLRPPLGLTGPLVTYNLGLVLLSGYMFYEFLTTSLLANYSYFCQPVDSSQSELSMRMACVCWWCFFSKAIELLDTVFLVLRKKQKQLTFLHVYHHGTMLLNWWAGVKYVPGGQAFFVGMLNSLVHIFMYLYYGLASLGPQVRPYLWWKRYLTVLQLVRIPLGPWVQGSIPSSALDSEDLQLDLSKPFSLLHFPPGQRLIFSWNLPWWLGLEPGCPCPSSSPS; this is encoded by the exons ATGCTATTGCAACAGCGTCAGCAAAGGAGCCCAGAGGAGCCCAGAGGAGCAGCC AAGGGTGCCATGCCTGGTGCATTGGCAGAGCTCTGGACAAACTACAACCTGGCCCTGGAGAATGGAG ACCCACGGACGGACCCCTGGCCCCTGGTGCACTCACCCGTTCCTGTCATCTTGCTGCTGCTCCTCTACCTCTTCTTGGTGCTGGTCGGCCCACGAGCCATGAGCCTGCGGCCACCACTGGGGCTGACCGGACCCCTGGTGACCTACAACCTGGGGCTGGTGCTTCTCTCCGGATACATGTTCTATGAG TTCTTGACCACCTCCCTCCTGGCCAACTACAGTTATTTCTGCCAGCCTGTGGACTCCAGCCAGAGTGAGCTCAGCATGAGG ATGGCGTGCGTGTGCTGGTGGTGTTTCTTCTCGAAGGCCATTGAGCTTCTGGACACG gTTTTTCTTGTCCTACGGAAGAAGCAGAAGCAACTCACATTCCTGCATGTCTACCACCATGGCACCATGCTTTTGAACTGGTGGGCTGGGGTCAAGTATGTGCCAGGGGGTCAAG CCTTCTTCGTGGGTATGCTGAACTCTCTGGTTCACATCTTCATGTACCTGTACTATGGATTGGCCAGTCTGGGGCCCCAAGTGCGGCCCTACCTGTGGTGGAAACGGTATCTCACTGTCCTGCAGCTGGTGAGAATACCCCTGGGGCCTTGGGTCCAAGGCTCAATCCCATCCTCTGCCCTTGACAGCGAGGACTTGCAATTGGATCTGAGCAAACCCTTCTCACTGCTCCATTTCCCACCTGGACAGAGGCTCATTTTCTCCTGGAATCTTCCCTGGTGGTTGGGCCTGGAGCCTGGATGTCCTTGCCCCTCCTCATCCCCCAGTTGA
- the LOC126006604 gene encoding elongation of very long chain fatty acids protein 4-like isoform X3: MPGALAELWTNYNLALENGDPRTDPWPLVHSPVPVILLLLLYLFLVLVGPRAMSLRPPLGLTGPLVTYNLGLVLLSGYMFYEFLTTSLLANYSYFCQPVDSSQSELSMRMACVCWWCFFSKAIELLDTVFLVLRKKQKQLTFLHVYHHGTMLLNWWAGVKYVPGGQAFFVGMLNSLVHIFMYLYYGLASLGPQVRPYLWWKRYLTVLQLVRIPLGPWVQGSIPSSALDSEDLQLDLSKPFSLLHFPPGQRLIFSWNLPWWLGLEPGCPCPSSSPS, encoded by the exons ATGCCTGGTGCATTGGCAGAGCTCTGGACAAACTACAACCTGGCCCTGGAGAATGGAG ACCCACGGACGGACCCCTGGCCCCTGGTGCACTCACCCGTTCCTGTCATCTTGCTGCTGCTCCTCTACCTCTTCTTGGTGCTGGTCGGCCCACGAGCCATGAGCCTGCGGCCACCACTGGGGCTGACCGGACCCCTGGTGACCTACAACCTGGGGCTGGTGCTTCTCTCCGGATACATGTTCTATGAG TTCTTGACCACCTCCCTCCTGGCCAACTACAGTTATTTCTGCCAGCCTGTGGACTCCAGCCAGAGTGAGCTCAGCATGAGG ATGGCGTGCGTGTGCTGGTGGTGTTTCTTCTCGAAGGCCATTGAGCTTCTGGACACG gTTTTTCTTGTCCTACGGAAGAAGCAGAAGCAACTCACATTCCTGCATGTCTACCACCATGGCACCATGCTTTTGAACTGGTGGGCTGGGGTCAAGTATGTGCCAGGGGGTCAAG CCTTCTTCGTGGGTATGCTGAACTCTCTGGTTCACATCTTCATGTACCTGTACTATGGATTGGCCAGTCTGGGGCCCCAAGTGCGGCCCTACCTGTGGTGGAAACGGTATCTCACTGTCCTGCAGCTGGTGAGAATACCCCTGGGGCCTTGGGTCCAAGGCTCAATCCCATCCTCTGCCCTTGACAGCGAGGACTTGCAATTGGATCTGAGCAAACCCTTCTCACTGCTCCATTTCCCACCTGGACAGAGGCTCATTTTCTCCTGGAATCTTCCCTGGTGGTTGGGCCTGGAGCCTGGATGTCCTTGCCCCTCCTCATCCCCCAGTTGA
- the LOC126006604 gene encoding elongation of very long chain fatty acids protein 4-like isoform X2 encodes MLLQQRQQRSPEEPRGAAKGAMPGALAELWTNYNLALENGDPRTDPWPLVHSPVPVILLLLLYLFLVLVGPRAMSLRPPLGLTGPLVTYNLGLVLLSGYMFYEFLTTSLLANYSYFCQPVDSSQSELSMRMACVCWWCFFSKAIELLDTVFLVLRKKQKQLTFLHVYHHGTMLLNWWAGVKYVPGGQAFFVGMLNSLVHIFMYLYYGLASLGPQVRPYLWWKRYLTVLQLGQFAAIAAHSSYNLFAECSFPDGFNLAVLLYSLSLIVLFLNFYRQTYLRGRRKKLL; translated from the exons ATGCTATTGCAACAGCGTCAGCAAAGGAGCCCAGAGGAGCCCAGAGGAGCAGCC AAGGGTGCCATGCCTGGTGCATTGGCAGAGCTCTGGACAAACTACAACCTGGCCCTGGAGAATGGAG ACCCACGGACGGACCCCTGGCCCCTGGTGCACTCACCCGTTCCTGTCATCTTGCTGCTGCTCCTCTACCTCTTCTTGGTGCTGGTCGGCCCACGAGCCATGAGCCTGCGGCCACCACTGGGGCTGACCGGACCCCTGGTGACCTACAACCTGGGGCTGGTGCTTCTCTCCGGATACATGTTCTATGAG TTCTTGACCACCTCCCTCCTGGCCAACTACAGTTATTTCTGCCAGCCTGTGGACTCCAGCCAGAGTGAGCTCAGCATGAGG ATGGCGTGCGTGTGCTGGTGGTGTTTCTTCTCGAAGGCCATTGAGCTTCTGGACACG gTTTTTCTTGTCCTACGGAAGAAGCAGAAGCAACTCACATTCCTGCATGTCTACCACCATGGCACCATGCTTTTGAACTGGTGGGCTGGGGTCAAGTATGTGCCAGGGGGTCAAG CCTTCTTCGTGGGTATGCTGAACTCTCTGGTTCACATCTTCATGTACCTGTACTATGGATTGGCCAGTCTGGGGCCCCAAGTGCGGCCCTACCTGTGGTGGAAACGGTATCTCACTGTCCTGCAGCTG GGCCAGTTTGCTGCCATTGCTGCTCATTCCTCCTACAATCTCTTCGCTGAGTGCTCCTTCCCTGATGGATTCAACCTCGCTGTGCTCCTGTACTCTCTCAGTCTCATTGTCCTTTTCCTCAACTTCTACCGCCAAACCTACCTGCGGGGCAGGAGGAAGAAGCTGCTTTAG